From Musa acuminata AAA Group cultivar baxijiao chromosome BXJ3-8, Cavendish_Baxijiao_AAA, whole genome shotgun sequence, one genomic window encodes:
- the LOC135644770 gene encoding zinc finger BED domain-containing protein RICESLEEPER 2-like → MSMTGGNDNGPVDTETPLPTTRRRRKKSSVWEHFTIEEVSGGCTRACCKLCKQTFAYSSGSKIAGTSHLKRHIALGSCPKIKYQNKLALASVAKSDGDTPDPPKRRYRTSGFSSVFDQDQSYVNLARMIIVHEYPLDMVEHPAFVAFVQSLQPQFKMVDVSTIEGEVLSLYQKEKQNLMQAFVTIPGRISLTIGLWTTSQTLGYICLTGQFIDSDWKLHRRMLSFMMVSSPHSENALSEAIGVSLSDWNMKSKLFTITLDNNCSSHDIYSANLRDHLSNKNMLMLKGQLFVVRCYANILNVIAEDVIASIHGIIYNIRESIKFVKASPAREEKFAEIALQLEILSTKALSLDVTTQWNTTYLMLVAALEYKRAFNFLETCDDNYNEAPSADDWMKVEVVCTYLKLLYDSANVVMATADPTANIFFHEAWKLLVELNSATLSEDTMVSGIANEMHEKFDKYWKDCSLILALAVVMDPRFKIKLVEFSFSKVYGADSARYVKLVDDSIHELYLEYVAQPLPLTPAYVDQGEANHINGNDSNVPTVDGLQDFDMYLSELSVNQPSKPEIDQYLEESLVPRIQDFDILNWWKLNYLKYPTLSKMARDILAIPVSMVSTGCSIFSSGTGSRVLDEYRSSLRPETVEALFCAKDWLQYLPTMAEPPSTAIVKMEI, encoded by the coding sequence TATGACAGGAGGTAATGATAATGGACCAGTCGACACAGAAACACCACTGCCAACTACAAGACGCAGGAGAAAGAAGTCATCAGTTTGGGAGCACTTTACAATCGAAGAAGTCTCTGGCGGATGTACACGAGCTTGCTGCAAACTGTGTAAACAAACCTTTGCATACAGTAGTGGGTCAAAGATAGCAGGCACTAGCCACCTCAAGAGACATATCGCTTTAGGTTCCTGTCCCAAAATAAAATATCAGAACAAACTGGCACTTGCTTCGGTGGCAAAATCCGATGGAGATACCCCTGATCCACCCAAAAGACGCTATAGGACATCTGGTTTTTCAAGTGTTTTTGATCAGGACCAAAGCTATGTGAATCTTGCTAGGATGATCATTGTGCATGAATATCCACTCGATATGGTTGAGCACCCTGCCTTTGTTGCTTTTGTTCAAAGTCTCCAACCGCAGTTTAAGATGGTTGATGTGAGTACTATTGAAGGAGAAGTCTTATCTTTATATCAGAAGGAAAAACAAAACCTCATGCAAGCCTTTGTAACTATACCTGGAAGGATCAGCCTGACAATAGGTCTCTGGACAACCAGTCAGACTCTTGGATACATTTGCCTTACCGGGCAATTCATTGACAGCGACTGGAAGTTGCATCGAAGGATGCTGAGCTTCATGATGGTATCTTCTCCTCATTCAGAAAATGCTCTTAGCGAAGCTATTGGTGTTAGCCTTTCAGATTGGAATATGAAAAGTAAGTTGTTCACGATCACCTTGGACAACAACTGCTCATCACACGACATCTATAGTGCAAACCTGAGGGACCACCTCTCCAACAAGAACATGCTCATGCTGAAAGGACAGTTGTTTGTTGTGCGTTGCTATGCCAATATCCTGAATGTTATTGCAGAAGACGTGATTGCTTCTATCCATGGTATCATATATAACATCCGTGAAAGTATAAAATTTGTGAAAGCTTCTCCAGCCCGTGAAGAGAAATTTGCTGAGATTGCTCTACAACTTGAAATTCTCAGCACAAAAGCCCTATCTCTTGATGTCACGACACAGTGGAACACAACTTACCTCATGCTTGTAGCTGCATTGGAATATAAACGAGCATTTAATTTCTTGGAAACATGTGATGATAACTACAATGAAGCTCCATCAGCTGATGACTGGATGAAGGTGGAAGTCGTTTGCACATACCTAAAACTTCTGTATGACTCCGCTAATGTCGTCATGGCAACAGCAGATCCAACCGCAAATATATTTTTCCATGAAGCATGGAAACTCCTGGTGGAGCTGAATAGTGCAACATTGAGCGAGGACACTATGGTCAGCGGCATAGCTAATGAGATGCATGAGAAGTTTGACAAATATTGGAAAGATTGCAGCCTCATCTTGGCTCTTGCTGTGGTTATGGATCCCCGTTTCAAAATTAAGCTTGTCGAGTTCAGTTTCTCAAAAGTTTATGGTGCAGACTCTGCCAGGTATGTAAAGTTGGTCGATGACAGCATTCATGAACTCTACCTCGAGTATGTTGCCCAGCCACTTCCTCTGACTCCAGCTTATGTGGACCAAGGTGAGGCCAACCACATCAATGGCAATGACAGCAATGTGCCCACGGTGGACGGGCTTCAAGACTTTGATATGTATCTGTCTGAGTTATCTGTGAATCAGCCATCTAAGCCAGAGATAGACCAATATTTAGAAGAGTCACTTGTGCCACGGatccaagattttgatatcttgaaTTGGTGGAAGCTCAACTATCTCAAGTATCCAACGCTCTCAAAGATGGCCCGAGATATCTTAGCTATCCCCGTATCCATGGTTTCAACGGGCTGCTCCATATTTAGTTCAGGAACTGGAAGCAGAGTGCTTGATGAATACCGAAGCTCTTTACGTCCGGAGACGGTGGAGGCACTTTTCTGTGCGAAGGACTGGCTCCAATACTTGCCCACCATGGCAGAGCCACCATCCACCGCTATAGTCAAAATGGAAATCTAG